The DNA sequence AGGCGGTCAAAGCAAATTTGTAAACCTACGGAGTAAATCAACGACAGCTAAAGCCAAAAGCTGCCAATCCGAGGGAAACAAAACCGAATCGGAGGTAGGCTTATGAGCGAAGTAACAACTGAGCGCGTCAGATGCGCGGCTTGCCGGTTTGCATGTCCCGACGAATCGGCAAGCAGCAAGATATGGACGGCTTTCCAGTGCGGCAACGATAAAAGCGAGTATCACAGGTGCCTGCTAAACATCACGCCAAACGGCGACAAGCAGTCGCGGATAACCTGGACAGGATGTGAACTCGGGGAAAGGAGGCGGTGTTTATGACGGTTAAGGAGTACTTGGCCCAAACGCGGCGGATAAACCGCCTTATAGACGCAAAATTAGAGCAGGTACGAACACTTCGGGAGCTAGCCGCCAAAGCCACATCCACTCTCTCTCCGACACCGCCGAGCGAGACGCGCAATGTCCACCGCATGGAGGAGATCATCGCCAAAATGCTGGATTTGGAGAATGAAATAAACTTAGACATCGACAGGCTCGTCGACTTGAAGCGGGACATTGCGAATGCTATCCGTTCTTTGAATAGCCCAGATTACAGGGTACTCCTGGAACTGCGCTATCTCTGCTTCAAAACATGG is a window from the Selenomonadales bacterium genome containing:
- a CDS encoding sigma-70 family RNA polymerase sigma factor; this encodes MTVKEYLAQTRRINRLIDAKLEQVRTLRELAAKATSTLSPTPPSETRNVHRMEEIIAKMLDLENEINLDIDRLVDLKRDIANAIRSLNSPDYRVLLELRYLCFKTWDEIAADFHCSVRHVHRIHGEALAACSERVKDVTIIC